A section of the Phaseolus vulgaris cultivar G19833 chromosome 8, P. vulgaris v2.0, whole genome shotgun sequence genome encodes:
- the LOC137823674 gene encoding uncharacterized protein, with protein MGEVDDSSQDLSSPYHVSSSDNPSFLIVPIILEGPNYHHWSRSFQMSLISKNKISFIDGTIEAPNRTKSLFPTWQRANMLVVSWILKAVSQSIAQSIICMDNAFDIWNDLKKGSHKDT; from the coding sequence ATGGGTGAAGTTGATGATTCCTCACAAGATCTTAgttcaccttaccatgttagttcatCAGATAATCCTTCCTTTCTTATTGTCCCTATTATTCTTGAGGGACCAAATTATCATCATTGGTCTCGTTCGTTTCAAATGAGCCTAATTTCAAAGAACAAAATAAGTTTCATTGATGGAACTATAGAAGCTCCCAATCGTACCAAATCATTATTTCCAACATGGCAGAGAGCCAATATGTTGGTTGTTTCGTGGATTCTCAAGGCTGTTTCTCAATCCATCGCGCAGAGCATCATCTGTATGGACAATGCCTTTGACATATGGAATGATTTAAAGAAAGGTTCTCACAAGGACACATGA
- the LOC137823320 gene encoding shaggy-related protein kinase epsilon-like, translating into MNMMRRLKSIASGRTSVSSDPGSDFTTKRPKFDQGTEEKVNEETYSNEKCGKDQEQYGDASTESDHSNVATARSEKSGYDQLPKELNEMKIGDDKGKNNNEKDMEATIVNGNGTETGQIITTAIGGRDGQPKRTISYMAERVVGTGSFGVVYQAKCIETGEAVAIKKVLQDKRYKNRELQVMRILDHANVLRLKHCFYSAAEKDELYLNLVLEYVPETVYRVSKHYIRMHQHMPIIYVQLYLYQICRGLNYLHHVIGVCHRDIKPQNLLVNTQNHQLKICDFGSAKMLVPGEPNISYICSRYYRAPELIFGATEYTTAIDIWSAGCVMAELLLGHPMFPGESGVDQLVEIIKILGTPTREEIKCMNPNYTEFKFPQIKAHPWHKVFHKKMPTEAVDLVSRMLQYSPNLRCTALEACGHPFFDDLRDANACLPNGRPLPPLFDFSAQELSGTPDELHRRLIPDHARS; encoded by the exons ATGAATATGATGCGAAGGTTGAAAAGCATTGCTTCTGGGAGGACTTCCGTTTCATCAGATCCT GGAAGTGATTTCACCACAAAAAGACCTAAGTTTGATCAAGGAACAGAAGAAAAGGTCAATGAGGAAACATATTCTAATGAGAAATGCGGAAAGGATCAGGAGCAGTATGGAGATGCATCGACAGAAAGTGATCATTCCAATGTTGCTACAGCTAGATCTGAGAAGTCAGGTTATGATCAACTTCCAAAGGAattaaatgaaatgaaaattggAGACGACAAAGGAAAAAACAACAATGAGAAG GATATGGAAGCAACCATTGTAAATGGCAATGGAACAGAAACAGGCCAAATAATTACAACTGCTATTGGTGGTCGAGATGGACAACCAAAGCGG ACAATCTCATACATGGCAGAACGGGTAGTTGGCACTGGTTCTTTTGGTGTTGTTTATCAG GCCAAGTGCATTGAAACTGGTGAAGCAGTTGCCATAAAAAAAGTGTTGCAAGACAAGAGATATAAGAATAGGGAACTACAGGTTATGCGTATACTTGACCATGCCAATGTTCTCAGACTTAAGCACTGTTTCTATTCAGCTGCCGAGAAAGATGAGTTGTACCTTAACCTAGTTTTGGAGTATGTGCCTGAAACGGTCTACAGAGTTTCCAAGCACTATATCAGAATGCACCAACATATGCCTATCATTTATGTGCAACTGTATTTGTACCAG ATATGTCGGGGTTTAAATTATTTGCATCACGTGATTGGAGTCTGTCATCGGGACATCAAACCCCAGAATCTATTG GTTAATACCCAGAATCATCAGTTAAAGATATGTGATTTTGGGAGTGCAAAGATGTTG GTGCCCGGTGAACCCAACATATCATACATATGCTCGCGGTATTACAGAGCTCCAGAGCTTATATTTGGTGCAACAGAGTACACAACTGCTATTGATATTTGGTCCGCTGGTTGTGTTATGGCTGAGCTTCTTCTAGGACAT CCAATGTTTCCTGGAGAGAGTGGGGTTGATCAGTTGGTTGAGATCATTAAG ATTCTGGGAACACCGACCAGAGAAGAAATAAAGTGCATGAATCCAAATTACACCGAATTTAAGTTTCCTCAGATAAAAGCACACCCTTGGCATAAG GTTTTCCACAAGAAGATGCCAACAGAAGCAGTGGATCTAGTGTCGAGGATGCTTCAGTATTCACCAAATCTACGTTGCACTGCT TTGGAGGCTTGTGGACACCCTTTCTTTGATGATCTGAGAGACGCAAATGCATGCTTGCCAAATGGGCGACCATTGCCTCCGTTGTTTGATTTCTCTGCACAAG AACTATCAGGCACACCGGATGAGTTGCATCGACGTCTCATTCCTGATCATGCTAGAAGTTGA